A window of Primulina tabacum isolate GXHZ01 chromosome 4, ASM2559414v2, whole genome shotgun sequence contains these coding sequences:
- the LOC142542652 gene encoding polyadenylate-binding protein RBP45, whose product MMQPGNTMVPPPMVPPQYQLQQSQQPPQPWMTQPPQPQYQVPPPQLPPASAYYYQQPPPQATAPPQMPHQYATAPASQPIADDGIRTLWIGDLQYWMDEQFLYSCFASTGEVASVKVIRNKQTGQSEGYGFIEFVSHAAAERNLQMYNGTLIPNVEQTFRMNWASMGAGEKHDDSSEYTIFVGDLAADVTDFMLQETFRANYPSVKGAKIVTDRTTGRTKGYGFVRFSDESEQIRAMTEMNGRFCSTRPMRIGPAANKQKVGVQTKASYQASQGTASEDDPTNTTIFVGNLDPNVTDDHLRQVFGQYGQLIHVKIPVGKRCGFVQFADRSCAEEAIRMLSGTQLGGQTIRLSWGRSPSNKQVDANPSNGGYYGYASGYETYGYAPAPQDTNMYYSGYPGYGNYPPPTQ is encoded by the exons ATGATGCAACCAGGAAACACAATGGTCCCGCCGCCCATGGTTCCACCGCAATACCAGCTGCAGCAATCGCAACAGCCACCACAGCCGTGGATGACTCAGCCGCCTCAACCACAGTACCAGGTTCCCCCGCCCCAACTGCCACCTGCCTCGGCATATTACTACCAACAGCCGCCTCCACAGGCCACCGCGCCACCTCAAATGCCACATCAATATGCTACTGCGCCAGCTTCTCAACCTATAGCAGACGATGGAATACGTACTCTCTGGATTGGGGATCTTCAGTACTGGATGGATGAGCAGTTCTTATATAGCTGTTTCGCATCCACTGGCGAG GTAGCCTCTGTCAAAGTCATTCGTAACAAGCAAACTGGACAGTCAGAAGGTTATGGCTTTATTGAATTTGTTAGTCACGCTGCTGCAGAGAGAAACCTGCAGATGTATAATGGAACTCTGATTCCAAATGTTGAGCAAACATTTAGAATGAATTGGGCCTCTATGGGTGCTGGTGAAAAGCATGATGATTCTTCTGAATATACCATTTTTGTTGGAGACTTGGCAGCTGATGTTACTGATTTCATGCTTCAAGAAACTTTTAGGGCCAATTATCCTTCAGTCAAGGGTGCAAAGATTGTCACAGATAGGACTACAGGACGTACAAAGGGTTATGGATTTGTCAGATTTAGTGATGAAAGTGAACAAATTCGTGCTATGACTGAAATGAATGGAAGGTTTTGTTCCACTAGGCCCATGCGAATTGGTCCAGCTGCTAACAAACAAAAAGTGGGTGTCCAGACTAAAG CCTCATACCAGGCTTCACAAGGAACAGCAAGTGAGGATGATCCGACTAACACAACT ATCTTTGTTGGGAATTTGGATCCTAATGTCACAGATGACCACTTGAGGCAGGTTTTTGGACAATATGGACAATTAATTCATGTAAAAATTCCTGTAGGCAAACGATGTGGTTTTGTTCAGTTTGCTGATAG GAGCTGTGCTGAAGAAGCTATAAGGATGCTAAGTGGAACACAGCTGGGAGGACAGACCATTCGACTCTCATGGGGCCGCAGTCCTTCAAACAAACAG GTTGATGCCAACCCGTCGAATGGTGGATATTATGGATATGCCTCTGGATACGAAACCTATGGATATGCTCCAGCTCCGCAGGATACAAATATGTACTATTCAGGCTACCCTGGATATGGTAATTATCCACCCCCTACCCAGTAG
- the LOC142542653 gene encoding iron-sulfur cluster assembly SufBD family protein ABCI8, chloroplastic-like, protein MAALLSNGISPFSPQPISELSKGTLFHSSLRSPFIRSPNSRGVHKIRADVSYDSHTTVHSPSKDTSTADDDDPLHKFLKRDYKWGFTQEIDSFSIPKGLSEETVRLISSRKGEPNWMLKFRLKSYERFCNMKEPKWSDNQYPRIDFQDLCYYSEPIKKPTLDSLDEADPELIRYFDKLGIPLNERNRLANVAVDAVLDSVSIATTHRKTLEKAGVIFCSISEAVKEYPDLVRKYLGRIVPADDNFYAALNSAVFSDGSFVYIPKNTKCPMQISTYFRINALETGQFERTLIVADEGSSVEYLEGCTAPSYDTNQLHAAVVELYCHAGAEIKYSTVQNWYAGDAQGRGGIYNFVTKRGLCAGARSRISWTQVETGSAITWKYPSVVLEGDESVGEFYSVALTNNYQQADTGTKMIHKGKNTKSRIISKGISAGHSRNCYRGLVQVLSNADNARNSSQCDSMLIGSNAAANTYPYIQAKNPSARVEHEATTSKIGDDQLFYFQQRGIDYERAMASMISGFCRDVFNELPDEFGAEVNQLMSLKLEGSVG, encoded by the exons ATGGCTGCTCTTCTCTCCAACGGAATTTCACCCTTCTCTCCACAACCCATATCGGAACTGTCCAAAGGGACTCTATTTCACTCCAGCCTCAGATCTCCCTTTATCAGAAGCCCCAATTCAAGAGGTGTTCACAAGATTAGGGCCGACGTCAGCTATGATTCCCATACCACCGTCCATTCCCCGAGTAAGGATACATCGACTGCAGATGACGATGACCCACTTCACAAATTCTTGAAAAGAGACTATAAATGGGGTTTCACGCAGGAGATTGATTCATTTTCCATCCCCAAGGGGCTCTCTGAGGAAACTGTTAGGTTAATTTCTTCAAGAAAGGGTGAGCCCAATTGGATGTTGAAGTTTAGATTGAAATCTTATGAGAGATTTTGCAATATGAAAGAGCCTAAATGGTCTGATAATCAGTACCCTAGAATTGATTTTCAAGATCTCTGTTATTATTCTGAGCCAATAAAGAAGCCAACTTTGGATAGTCTTGATGAGGCTGACCCGGAGCTTATCAGATACTTTGATAAGCTCGGGATTCCTTTGAATGAAAGGAATCGATTGGCTAACGTAGCGGTGGATGCGGTTCTTGACAGTGTTTCTATTGCCACTACACATAGGAAGACTTTAGAGAAGGCTGGCGTGATCTTCTGCTCTATTTCTGAAGCTGTCAAAGAGTATCCAGATTTGGTTAGAAAGTATTTGGGGAGAATTGTTCCTGCAGATGATAACTTTTATGCAGCTTTGAATTCAGCAGTGTTTAGTGATGGTTCGTTTGTTTACATACCTAAGAATACAAAGTGTCCTATGCAAATCTCGACATATTTTAGGATAAATGCCTTGGAAACTGGGCAGTTTGAGAGGACCTTGATAGTTGCAGATGAAGGAAGTTCAGTGGAGTACTTAGAGGGGTGCACTGCTCCTTCATATGATACTAATCAGTTACATGCAGCGGTGGTGGAGTTGTATTGCCATGCCGGTGCCGAGATTAAGTATTCCACGGTTCAGAATTGGTATGCGGGCGATGCTCAGGGGAGAGGAGGGATCTATAATTTTGTGACCAAGAGAGGTTTGTGTGCTGGAGCTCGATCCAGGATATCCTGGACACAAGTTGAGACGGGTTCTGCTATTACTTGGAAGTACCCAAGTGTTGTCTTAGAGGGTGATGAATCTGTTGGTGAATTTTATTCTGTGGCATTGACCAATAACTATCAGCAGGCTGATACGGGGACAAAGATGATACATAAGGGGAAGAATACTAAGAGTAGAATCATTTCGAAAGGAATTTCTGCTGGGCATTCGAGGAATTGTTATAGAGGTCTAGTCCAAGTATTGTCCAATGCAGATAACGCTCGGAATTCCTCTCAATGCGACTCTATGCTTATCGGAAGCAATGCAGCTGCCAATACTTATCCATATATTCAG GCGAAGAACCCTTCAGCTCGTGTGGAACATGAAGCCACCACCTCGAAGATTGGTGATGACCAGTTATTTTACTTCCAACAAAGAGGTATTGATTATGAGAGAGCGATGGCTTCCATGATCTCTGGGTTCTGCCGGGACGTCTTCAATGAACTTCCAGATGAATTTGGCGCCGAGGTTAACCAGCTCATGAGCTTGAAACTGGAAGGATCGGTTGGTTAA